In Saccopteryx leptura isolate mSacLep1 chromosome 12, mSacLep1_pri_phased_curated, whole genome shotgun sequence, a genomic segment contains:
- the KBTBD2 gene encoding kelch repeat and BTB domain-containing protein 2: MSTQDERQINTEYAVSLLEQLKLFYEQQLFTDIVLIVEGTEFPCHKMVLATCSSYFRAMFMSGLSESKQTHVHLRNVDAATLQIIITYAYTGNLAISDGTVEQLYETACFLQVEGVLQRCREYLIKKINAENCVRLFSFADLFSCEELKQSAKRMVEHKFTAVCHQEAFMQLSHDLLIDILSSDNLNVEKEETVREAAMLWLEYNTESRSQYLSSVLSQIRIDALSEVTQRAWFQGLPPNDKSVVVQGLYKSMPKFFKPRLGMTKEEMMIFIEASSENSCGLYSSVCYSPQAEKVYKLCSPPADLHKVGTVVTPDNDIYIAGGQIPLKNTKTYHSKTSKLQTAFRTVNCFYWFDAQQNTWFPKTPMLFVRIKPSLVCCEGYIYAIGGDSVGGELNRRTVERYDTEKDEWTMVSPLPCAWQWSAAVVVHDCIYVMTLNLMYCYFPRSDSWVEMAMRQTSRSFASAAAFGDKIFYIGGLHIATNSGIRLPSGTVDGSSVTVEIYDVNKNEWKMAANIPAKRYSDPCVRAVVISNSLCVFMRETHLNERAKYVTYQYDLELDRWSLRQHISERVLWDLGRDFRCTVGKLYPSCLEESPWKPPTYLFSPDGTEEFELDGEMVALPPV, encoded by the exons ATGTCCACTCAAGACGAGAGGCAGATCAATACTGAGTATGCTGTGTCCTTGTTGGAACAGTTAAAACTGTTTTATGAACAGCAGTTGTTTACTGACATAGTGTTAATTGTTGAGGGCACTGAATTCCCTTGTCACAAGATGGTTCTTGCAACATGTAGCTCTTATTTTAG gGCCATGTTCATGAGCGGACTGAGTGAGAGCAAACAGACACACGTACACCTGAGGAATGTGGACGCAGCCACCTTACAGATAATTATAACCTACGCGTACACGGGTAACTTGGCAATAAGCGACGGCACTGTAGAACAGCTGTATGAAACGGCTTGCTTCCTGCAG gtAGAAGGTGTGTTACAACGGTGTCgagaatatttaattaaaaaaataaatgcagagaatTGTGTGCGATTGTTTAGTTTTGCTGACCTGTTCAGTTGTGAGGAACTGAAACAAAGCGCTAAAAGAATGGTGGAGCACAAGTTCACTGCTGTGTGTCACCAGGAGGCCTTCATGCAGCTGTCCCATGACCTGCTCATCGACATTCTCAGTAGCGACAACTTGAACGTGGAAAAGGAGGAGACGGTGCGCGAGGCCGCCATGCTGTGGCTGGAGTACAACACGGAGTCCCGCTCCCAGTATCTGTCCTCGGTTCTGAGCCAGATCAGGATCGACGCCCTGTCAGAAGTCACGCAGAGAGCCTGGTTCCAAGGCCTGCCACCCAATGACAAGTCCGTAGTGGTTCAGGGTCTGTATAAATCCATGCCCAAGTTTTTCAAACCGAGACTTGGGATGACGAAAGAGGAGATGATGATTTTCATTGAAGCATCTTCAGAAAATTCTTGTGGACTTTACTCTTCTGTCTGTTATAGTCCCCAAGCAGAAAAAGTTTACAAGCTGTGCAGCCCACCAGCTGATTTGCATAAAGTTGGGACCGTTGTAACTCCTGATAACGACATCTATATAGCAGGTGGTCAGATTCCTTTGAAAAACACGAAAACGTATCACAGTAAGACCAGCAAGCTTCAGActgccttcagaactgtgaatTGCTTTTACTGGTTTGATGCACAGCAAAATACCTGGTTTCCAAAGACCCCGATGCTCTTTGTCCGCATAAAGCCGTCCTTGGTGTGCTGTGAGGGCTACATCTATGCCATTGGAGGAGACAGCGTAGGGGGAGAACTGAACCGGAGGACCGTGGAGAGATACGACACGGAGAAGGATGAGTGGACAATGGTCAGCCCGCTGCCCTGTGCTTGGCAGTGGAGCGCAGCAGTGGTGGTTCATGACTGCATTTATGTAATGACACTGAACCTCATGTACTGTTACTTCCCAAGGTCTGACTCGTGGGTAGAAATGGCCATGAGACAGACCAGCAGGTCTTTTGCTTCAGCCGCGGCTTTTGGtgataaaattttctatattggAGGGTTACACATTGCTACCAATTCTGGCATAAGACTCCCCTCCGGCACTGTCGATGGGTCTTCAGTAACTGTGGAAATTTATGATGTGAATAAAAACGAGTGGAAAATGGCAGCCAACATCCCTGCTAAGAGGTACTCAGACCCCTGTGTTCGAGCTGTTGTAATCTCAAATTCTCTTTGTGTGTTTATGCGAGAAACTCATTTAAATGAAAGAGCGAAATATGTCACTTACCAGTATGATCTGGAACTCGACCGGTGGTCTCTGCGGCAGCACATATCTGAACGTGTACTGTGGGACTTAGGGAGAGACTTCCGATGCACTGTGGGGAAACTGTACCCATCCTGCCTGGAAGAGTCTCCGTGGAAACCACCCACCTATCTGTTTTCACCGGATGGGACAGAGGAGTTTGAACTGGACGGAGAAATGGTCGCGCTGCCGCCTGTATAG